One genomic region from Oncorhynchus keta strain PuntledgeMale-10-30-2019 chromosome 33, Oket_V2, whole genome shotgun sequence encodes:
- the LOC118366191 gene encoding ras association domain-containing protein 3-like isoform X4, which yields MTWTSTMSSGYSSLEEDSEEYFFTARTSFFKKPSGKPTQCKDVAQERELRTHLSREEIRQKVELYNNSSKDHLKMTLNPSGVYTGFIKVQLELRRPITVRGGGGGEEAFYLPQGATNTLHISSNNTIRQVIQALLTKFTVADNPAKYALYKRCRREEQVYMCKLSEGEHPLCLRLLAGPNTDTLGFVLREQQTGEVMWEAFSIPELSNFLRMLEKEETERVCSVMRRYDNYRLKLQEAMSTAGGPG from the exons ATGACGTGGACTAGCACCATGAGTAGTGGTTACAGTAGTTTAGAGGAGGACTCCGAAGAGTATTTTTTCACTGCCAGAACATCGTTCTTTAAGAAGCCTTCAGGGAAACCAACCCAGTGCAAG GATGTGGCACAGGAAAGGGAGTTACGGACTCATCTCAGCAGAGAGGAGATCAGACAGAAGGTCGAGCTGTACAACAACTCCTCCAAGGACCACCTCAAAATGACCCTG aaCCCCAGTGGTGTCTATACAGGGTTCATCAAGGTGCAGTTGGAGCTGAGGAGACCCATCACTGTacgaggaggtgggggaggagaggaggccttCTACCTACCCCAGGGGGCGACTAACACTCTTCACATCAGCTCCAACAACACCATACGACAG GTGATCCAGGCCCTGTTGACCAAGTTCACCGTAGCTGACAACCCTGCTAAATATGCCCTGTACAAACGCTGCCGCAGGGAGGAGCAAG TGTACATGTGTAAGCTGTCGGAGGGAGAGCATCCGTTGTGCCTGCGTCTGCTAGCAGGTCCCAACACAGACACACTAGGCTTCGtcctgagagaacagcagactggtgaGGTCATG TGGGAAGCGTTCTCCATCCCAGAGTTGAGTAACTTCCTGAGGATgctggagaaggaggagacagagcgGGTGTGTTCCGTGATGCGTCGCTACGACAACTACAGACTCAAACTGCAGGAGGCCATGAGCACAGCAGGGGGGCCGGGGTAA